From a region of the Nyctibius grandis isolate bNycGra1 chromosome 10, bNycGra1.pri, whole genome shotgun sequence genome:
- the LOC137667897 gene encoding E3 ubiquitin-protein ligase TRIM7-like isoform X2 has translation MASASSGAREGGEEVTHHTVLQHHPDPGHLGCDPTSCGGGTARSWPERGRLGDAEAVGHQSRLRKGNFQPKQHLEHLAEKLKLLDLEGGREEKELLCSWSKRTVTFKGDAQASGSSRDGPRARGGPTASYVEESTQEDKEQTHHDLEKLKRKREEILELKMSGERRCHDYLTQTEVERQKIVSEFRQLRRFLKDQELVLLARLGELDREMMRRQEEEETKMAGEISLLDVLICEMEKKLEQPAGRFLQVGCSTEQGRRGSGATLAGAFTQFWGGRLRLFLLSCYSRMPEEPWTDILPSELEKEQGPSLEGHGKAFVTLDPDTANAQLILSRDRRGVRWSDVGQDLPTTTPQRFDASCCVLGCRGFTTGRHWWEVEVVGGRTWALGVARCSVPRKGWLEFQPEKGIWAMGRCGNRYRAFTSPITTFPATGQTGRVRVALDYGGGQVAFYLAERQPPIFTFQEASFGGESIFPFFWVGRGCHLRLCP, from the exons ATGGCCTCTGCTTCATCTGGagcaagggaaggaggagaagaagtcACCCACCACACCGTCCTGCAGCATCATCCAGAtcctggccacctgggctgTGATCCCACCAGCTGTGGAGGTGGCACAGCCCGATCCTGGCCAGAGCGAGGAAGACTTGGAGATGCCGAGGCCGTTGGCCATCAAAGCCGGCTCAGGAAAGGAAATTTCCAGCCCAAACAGCATCTGGAGCATTTAGCGGAGAAGCTGAAGCTCTTGGATCTAgaaggaggcagggaggagaaggagcttCTCTGCTCATGGAGCAAGAGGACGGTCACCTTCAAGGGTGATGCACAAGCATCTGGCTCCAGCCGTGATGGACCAAGGGCTCGTGGAGGTCCCACTGCATCCTACGTAGAGGAATCTACCCAGGAGGACAAG GAGCAAACACACCATGACCTGGAGAAGCtcaagagaaaaagggaagagatttTGGAACTGAAGATGAGTGGAGAGAGGAGATGCCACGACTATTTG ACACAGACGGAGGTCGAGAGGCAGAAGATCGTGTCTGAATTTCGGCAGCTGCGCCGGTTCCTAAAGGACCAAGAGCTTGTCCTCCTGGCTCGGCTGGGAGAGCTGGACAGAGAGATGAtgaggaggcaggaggaagaggagaccAAGATGGCAGGGGAGATTTCACTCCTCGATGTCCTGATCTGTGAGATGGAGAAGAAGCTTGAGCAACCTGCAGGCAGATTCCTGCAGGTTGGTTGCTCTACTGAGCAGGGCAGAAGAGGGTCTGGTGCCACCTTGGCTGGAGCCTTCACCCAATTTTGGGGTGGGAGACTgaggctttttcttctctcttgctATTCCAGGATGCCCGAAGAACCGTGGACAG ACATTTTGCCATCTGAACTGGAGAAAGAGCAAGGACCATCTCtagaaggacatggaaaag CGTTCGTGACTCTGGACCCCGACACCGCCAACGCCCAACTCATCCTGTCCCGGGACCGGCGAGGGGTGAGATGGTCGGATGTAGGGCAGGATCtgcccaccaccaccccacagcGATTCGATGCCTCCTGTTGCGTGCTGGGCTGCCGGGGCTTCACCACTGGGAGACACTGGTGGGAGGTGGAGGTGGTCGGAGGCAGGACCTGGGCGCTGGGGGTGGCCCGATGCTCCGTGCCCAGGAAGGGTTGGCTTGAGTTTCAACCGGAGAAGGGCATCTGGGCCATGGGACGGTGCGGGAATCGGTACCGCGCCTTCACGTCCCCCATCACCACCTTCCCCGCCACTGGGCAAACTGGGAGGGTGCGGGTGGCTCTGGACTATGGAGGGGGACAAGTGGCATTTTACCTCGCCGAGCGTCAGCCCCCCATCTTTACGTTCCAAGAAGCCTCCTTCGGTGGGGAGAgcatcttccctttcttctgggTGGGGAGAGGTTGCCACCTCCGCCTCTGCCCGTGA
- the LOC137667897 gene encoding E3 ubiquitin-protein ligase TRIM7-like isoform X1 — protein MASASSGAREGGEEVTHHTVLQHHPDPGHLGCDPTSCGGGTARSWPERGRLGDAEAVGHQSRLRKGNFQPKQHLEHLAEKLKLLDLEGGREEKELLCSWSKRTVTFKGDAQASGSSRDGPRARGGPTASYVEESTQEDKEQTHHDLEKLKRKREEILELKMSGERRCHDYLTQTEVERQKIVSEFRQLRRFLKDQELVLLARLGELDREMMRRQEEEETKMAGEISLLDVLICEMEKKLEQPAGRFLQDARRTVDRWEMDNAWRTTETFSDLERKLRVISRQNYVLRETLGRFQDILPSELEKEQGPSLEGHGKAFVTLDPDTANAQLILSRDRRGVRWSDVGQDLPTTTPQRFDASCCVLGCRGFTTGRHWWEVEVVGGRTWALGVARCSVPRKGWLEFQPEKGIWAMGRCGNRYRAFTSPITTFPATGQTGRVRVALDYGGGQVAFYLAERQPPIFTFQEASFGGESIFPFFWVGRGCHLRLCP, from the exons ATGGCCTCTGCTTCATCTGGagcaagggaaggaggagaagaagtcACCCACCACACCGTCCTGCAGCATCATCCAGAtcctggccacctgggctgTGATCCCACCAGCTGTGGAGGTGGCACAGCCCGATCCTGGCCAGAGCGAGGAAGACTTGGAGATGCCGAGGCCGTTGGCCATCAAAGCCGGCTCAGGAAAGGAAATTTCCAGCCCAAACAGCATCTGGAGCATTTAGCGGAGAAGCTGAAGCTCTTGGATCTAgaaggaggcagggaggagaaggagcttCTCTGCTCATGGAGCAAGAGGACGGTCACCTTCAAGGGTGATGCACAAGCATCTGGCTCCAGCCGTGATGGACCAAGGGCTCGTGGAGGTCCCACTGCATCCTACGTAGAGGAATCTACCCAGGAGGACAAG GAGCAAACACACCATGACCTGGAGAAGCtcaagagaaaaagggaagagatttTGGAACTGAAGATGAGTGGAGAGAGGAGATGCCACGACTATTTG ACACAGACGGAGGTCGAGAGGCAGAAGATCGTGTCTGAATTTCGGCAGCTGCGCCGGTTCCTAAAGGACCAAGAGCTTGTCCTCCTGGCTCGGCTGGGAGAGCTGGACAGAGAGATGAtgaggaggcaggaggaagaggagaccAAGATGGCAGGGGAGATTTCACTCCTCGATGTCCTGATCTGTGAGATGGAGAAGAAGCTTGAGCAACCTGCAGGCAGATTCCTGCAG GATGCCCGAAGAACCGTGGACAG GTGGGAGATGGACAATGCCTGGAGGACAACGGAGACCTTCTCGGACCTGGAGCGGAAGCTCCGTGTCATTTCTCGCCAAAACTATGTCCTCAGAGAGACGTTGGGGAGATTTCAAG ACATTTTGCCATCTGAACTGGAGAAAGAGCAAGGACCATCTCtagaaggacatggaaaag CGTTCGTGACTCTGGACCCCGACACCGCCAACGCCCAACTCATCCTGTCCCGGGACCGGCGAGGGGTGAGATGGTCGGATGTAGGGCAGGATCtgcccaccaccaccccacagcGATTCGATGCCTCCTGTTGCGTGCTGGGCTGCCGGGGCTTCACCACTGGGAGACACTGGTGGGAGGTGGAGGTGGTCGGAGGCAGGACCTGGGCGCTGGGGGTGGCCCGATGCTCCGTGCCCAGGAAGGGTTGGCTTGAGTTTCAACCGGAGAAGGGCATCTGGGCCATGGGACGGTGCGGGAATCGGTACCGCGCCTTCACGTCCCCCATCACCACCTTCCCCGCCACTGGGCAAACTGGGAGGGTGCGGGTGGCTCTGGACTATGGAGGGGGACAAGTGGCATTTTACCTCGCCGAGCGTCAGCCCCCCATCTTTACGTTCCAAGAAGCCTCCTTCGGTGGGGAGAgcatcttccctttcttctgggTGGGGAGAGGTTGCCACCTCCGCCTCTGCCCGTGA